The following proteins are co-located in the Phreatobacter oligotrophus genome:
- the fliH gene encoding FliH/SctL family protein (binds to and inhibits the function of flagella specific ATPase FliI) has protein sequence MAAPVKFLFDTEFAQEAKRAAEPKIALTDHHQLLALARQEGQAAGFVAGEAQAMASIERQRALALGVLGDRLDGAVAALERIEGRLEAEAIDIAVAVANKLAGTLVAREPMDEIRRLVADCFANLRGVPHLVVRVNDALLDDASTELTRLAAERGFDGRLVILAEPSIAVGDCRIEWSTGGIMLDRDEIAARIAEAVGRYIASSHAVTGDFS, from the coding sequence GTGGCGGCACCGGTCAAATTCCTCTTCGACACGGAATTCGCGCAGGAGGCGAAACGCGCCGCCGAGCCGAAGATCGCGTTGACGGATCATCACCAGCTCCTCGCGCTGGCCCGCCAGGAAGGGCAGGCCGCCGGCTTTGTCGCCGGCGAAGCGCAGGCCATGGCCTCCATCGAGCGGCAGCGGGCGCTGGCACTGGGCGTGCTCGGCGACCGGCTCGACGGGGCGGTGGCGGCGCTGGAGCGCATCGAGGGCCGGCTCGAGGCCGAGGCCATCGACATCGCTGTGGCGGTCGCCAACAAGCTCGCCGGCACGCTGGTGGCGCGCGAGCCGATGGACGAGATCCGCCGCCTGGTCGCTGATTGCTTCGCCAACCTGCGCGGCGTGCCGCATCTCGTCGTCCGCGTGAACGATGCCCTGCTCGATGATGCCAGCACCGAGCTGACGCGCCTTGCCGCGGAGCGCGGCTTCGACGGGCGCCTCGTCATCCTCGCCGAACCGTCCATCGCGGTCGGTGACTGCCGCATCGAATGGTCGACGGGCGGCATCATGCTCGACCGCGACGAGATTGCCGCCCGGATCGCCGAGGCGGTCGGCCGCTACATCGCCTCCAGCCATGCCGTGACCGGAGACTTCTCATGA
- the fliG gene encoding flagellar motor switch protein FliG, with product MTVAQIQRDAEFTQALAALASDGRVNTLAAKNLTGQQRAAILMLTLGDKVSARIWKLLDDDEIRVLSIAMSQLGTVEPDVVESLMLEFVGRLSAAGGLMGNFDATERLLAQFMPPERVSMLMEEIRGPAGRNMWEKLSNVQEQVLANYLKNEYPQTVAVVLSKIKPEHAGRVLAILPEEFALDVVGRMLKMEAIQKDVLERIEQTLRTEFMSNLSQTSRRDSHEAMAEIFNSFDRQTETRFLTALEEQNRDSAERIKNLMFTFDDLAKLDAGSAQTLVRQVDKDKLAVALKGASQTMRDFFLAQMSTRAAKMMQDDMQALGPMRLKDVDEAQGILVNLAKDLAAKGEIMITKNRADDELVF from the coding sequence GTGACCGTTGCCCAGATCCAACGCGACGCCGAATTCACACAGGCCCTTGCCGCCCTCGCCAGCGACGGGCGCGTGAACACCCTCGCCGCCAAGAACCTCACCGGTCAACAGCGTGCCGCGATCCTCATGCTGACGCTCGGTGACAAGGTCTCGGCGCGCATCTGGAAGCTGCTCGACGACGACGAGATCCGCGTGCTTTCCATCGCCATGTCGCAGCTCGGCACTGTCGAGCCGGATGTGGTCGAAAGCCTCATGCTCGAATTCGTCGGGCGCCTGTCGGCTGCCGGCGGCCTGATGGGCAATTTCGACGCGACCGAGCGCCTCCTCGCCCAGTTCATGCCGCCCGAGCGCGTCTCCATGCTGATGGAGGAGATCCGGGGCCCGGCGGGCCGCAACATGTGGGAGAAGCTCTCCAACGTGCAGGAGCAGGTGCTCGCCAACTACCTGAAGAACGAGTACCCGCAGACGGTCGCGGTCGTGCTGTCCAAGATCAAGCCGGAGCATGCCGGCCGCGTCCTCGCCATCCTGCCCGAGGAGTTCGCCCTCGACGTCGTCGGCCGCATGCTGAAGATGGAGGCGATCCAGAAGGACGTGCTGGAGCGCATCGAGCAGACGCTGCGCACCGAGTTCATGTCGAACCTTTCGCAGACCTCGCGGCGCGACAGCCACGAGGCCATGGCGGAGATCTTCAACTCCTTCGACCGCCAGACCGAGACGCGCTTCCTGACCGCGCTGGAGGAGCAGAACCGCGACTCCGCCGAGCGCATCAAGAATCTCATGTTCACCTTCGACGATCTCGCCAAGCTCGATGCCGGCTCGGCGCAGACGCTGGTCCGCCAGGTCGACAAGGACAAGCTCGCCGTCGCGCTCAAGGGCGCCAGCCAGACCATGCGCGACTTCTTCCTCGCGCAGATGTCGACCCGCGCGGCGAAGATGATGCAGGACGACATGCAGGCGCTGGGTCCGATGCGTCTGAAGGACGTCGACGAGGCCCAGGGCATCCTGGTCAACCTCGCCAAGGATCTCGCCGCCAAGGGCGAGATCATGATCACCAAGAATCGCGCCGACGACGAACTGGTCTTCTGA
- the fliF gene encoding flagellar basal-body MS-ring/collar protein FliF, with translation MNGMLEFTKKLGAPRLAAMGAVALGLVGFFVYIILRMSQPQMSLLFSDLTLEDSSAIVKELERRQVRFQLRNDGAQVFVPQDQVARVRLQLAEGGMPRGGGVGYEIFDKGDALSSTSFVQGMNQLRALEGELARTIRGIERVQSARVHLVLPERALFSRERSEPSASIVLRVRGGLEPAQIRAIRHLVASAVRGLSPQRISIVDEGGRLLADGAGDASGMMGSTVDERKAGQERRLREQVESIIASVVGPGRARVQVTADMDFNRITQTLDDFDPERRVVRSTQTREEQSSSNEGREGQVTVGNELPGANQGGAGNNSREASRKTEETVNYEIARTQRTEVIEAGRVKRVSVAVLVDGIYARDAQGNVNYQPRSAEELDRIGALVRSAIGFDQRRGDQIEIVNLRFAEAPQLAAPEAPKPWWMVYDFTKDDIRYAIEMAVLLLVSLLVLLFVVRPLMRRIMAPEEERAAAIAAGASSAGGGAAGGASGAAGGNAEGEEGVTAGKLAAPPLVPGIENATMKMIEMAQIKGEVHQASLTKVSELVDKNPHETVAIIRQWLNDAEPKQ, from the coding sequence TTGAACGGCATGCTGGAGTTCACGAAGAAACTGGGGGCCCCGCGGCTGGCGGCCATGGGCGCGGTCGCGCTCGGCCTCGTCGGCTTCTTCGTCTATATCATCTTGAGGATGAGCCAGCCGCAGATGTCGCTGCTGTTCTCGGACCTCACCCTCGAAGACTCCTCCGCCATCGTGAAGGAGCTGGAGCGCCGCCAGGTGCGCTTCCAGCTGCGCAATGACGGCGCACAGGTCTTCGTGCCGCAGGACCAGGTGGCCCGCGTCCGCCTGCAGCTCGCCGAGGGCGGCATGCCGCGCGGCGGCGGCGTCGGCTACGAGATCTTCGACAAGGGCGATGCGCTCTCCTCGACCTCCTTCGTCCAGGGCATGAACCAGCTGCGCGCCCTCGAGGGCGAGCTTGCCCGCACCATCCGCGGCATCGAGCGCGTGCAGAGCGCCCGTGTCCATCTCGTCCTTCCCGAGCGGGCGCTGTTCTCCCGCGAGCGCTCCGAGCCCTCGGCCTCCATCGTCTTGCGGGTGCGCGGCGGCCTCGAGCCGGCGCAGATCCGCGCCATCCGCCACCTTGTCGCCTCCGCCGTGCGCGGCCTGTCGCCGCAGCGCATTTCCATCGTCGACGAGGGCGGCCGCCTTCTCGCCGATGGTGCGGGCGATGCCTCGGGCATGATGGGCTCGACGGTGGACGAGCGGAAGGCCGGCCAGGAGCGCCGCCTGCGCGAACAGGTCGAGAGCATCATCGCCTCGGTGGTCGGCCCCGGCCGCGCCCGGGTCCAGGTCACGGCCGACATGGACTTCAACCGCATCACCCAGACGCTCGACGATTTCGACCCGGAGCGCCGCGTCGTGCGATCGACCCAGACCCGCGAGGAGCAGTCGAGCTCCAACGAGGGCCGCGAGGGCCAGGTCACGGTGGGCAACGAACTGCCCGGCGCCAACCAGGGCGGCGCCGGCAACAATTCCCGCGAGGCGAGCCGCAAGACCGAGGAAACGGTCAATTACGAGATCGCCCGCACCCAGCGGACCGAGGTGATCGAGGCGGGCCGGGTGAAGCGTGTCTCGGTGGCGGTGCTGGTCGACGGCATCTATGCCCGCGACGCGCAGGGCAACGTCAACTACCAGCCGCGCTCGGCCGAGGAGCTCGACCGCATCGGCGCGCTGGTGCGCTCGGCCATCGGCTTCGACCAGCGCCGCGGCGACCAGATCGAGATTGTCAACCTGCGCTTTGCCGAGGCGCCGCAGCTCGCCGCTCCCGAGGCGCCGAAGCCCTGGTGGATGGTCTACGATTTCACCAAGGACGACATCCGCTACGCCATCGAGATGGCGGTGCTGCTGCTGGTGTCGCTCCTCGTGCTGCTCTTCGTGGTCCGGCCGCTGATGCGCCGCATCATGGCGCCGGAGGAAGAGCGCGCGGCCGCCATCGCCGCAGGCGCTTCATCCGCCGGCGGCGGCGCGGCGGGCGGCGCATCGGGGGCCGCGGGCGGCAACGCCGAGGGCGAAGAGGGCGTGACCGCCGGCAAGCTCGCAGCCCCACCGCTCGTCCCCGGCATCGAGAACGCCACGATGAAGATGATCGAGATGGCGCAGATCAAGGGCGAGGTGCACCAGGCCTCCCTCACCAAGGTGAGCGAGCTCGTCGACAAGAACCCGCATGAGACCGTGGCCATCATTCGTCAGTGGCTGAATGACGCGGAGCCGAAGCAGTGA
- the flhA gene encoding flagellar biosynthesis protein FlhA, with the protein MTDVTSGSRPANAIGMNAGDVAAWLRRPDLWMAAGVIGILIILIFPLPAIILDLMLAVSIISSVMILMTALFIHKPLEFSSFPTVLLIATMLRLALNLASTRLILSHGHEGTAAAGHVIEAFGNFVMGGSFVIGIIVFAILVIVNFIVITKGSGRIAEVAARFSLDAMPGKQMAIDADLSAGLIDEKTAKTRRKELEDESAFYGAMDGASKFVKGDAIAGLLITFINIIAGLIIGVAQQGMPFMEAARTYTILTVGDGLVSQIPALVISTAAGLLVSKAGVTGSADQAMMKQLTGYPKALGLSAAVMGAMALLPGIPFIPFAGLAALAGYAAYTLGEEAKRLSREAEATVATEAAAAAAPPAEEPIASILKIDDLKIELGYGLLPLVQSEGGSDRLTDQIKALRRQLAADMGFVMPSVRILDNVQLPPNQYIIRVKEVDAGQGQIWPMQYMVMDPAGGRVDLPGVHTTEPTFGLPATWVDAALKEEASVRGYTVVDAATVLSTHLTEILKANVSDLLSYSEVQKLLKDLPKEQGDLVKDIVPGQITISGIQRVLQALLTERVSIRDLPTILEGIAEAVAFTRSPSQIAEHVRTRLARQLCAQFAGMDGGLALIALSPQWEQAFADSIVGQGDDRQLAMQPSRLSEFIMLVRDAFEDAARMGEAPVLLTSPGIRPFVRSIVERFRAQTPVLSQAEIHPRVRLKTVGSV; encoded by the coding sequence ATGACCGATGTGACGTCAGGATCGCGGCCAGCCAACGCCATCGGCATGAATGCCGGCGACGTGGCAGCCTGGCTGCGCCGGCCGGACCTGTGGATGGCCGCGGGTGTCATCGGCATCCTGATCATCCTGATCTTCCCGCTGCCGGCGATCATCCTCGACCTGATGCTGGCGGTGTCGATCATCTCCTCGGTCATGATCCTCATGACCGCGCTGTTCATTCACAAGCCGCTGGAATTCTCCTCCTTCCCGACGGTGCTGCTCATCGCCACCATGCTGCGGCTGGCGCTGAACCTCGCCTCGACGCGCCTCATCCTGTCGCATGGCCACGAGGGCACGGCGGCCGCCGGCCACGTCATCGAGGCCTTCGGCAATTTCGTGATGGGTGGCTCCTTCGTCATCGGCATCATCGTCTTCGCCATCCTGGTGATCGTGAACTTCATCGTCATCACCAAGGGCTCGGGCCGCATCGCCGAAGTCGCGGCGCGCTTCTCCCTCGACGCCATGCCCGGCAAGCAGATGGCGATCGACGCCGACCTGTCGGCCGGCCTCATCGACGAGAAGACCGCCAAGACCCGCCGCAAGGAGCTGGAGGACGAAAGCGCCTTCTACGGCGCCATGGACGGCGCCTCGAAATTCGTGAAGGGCGACGCCATTGCCGGCCTGCTCATCACCTTCATCAACATCATCGCCGGCCTCATCATCGGCGTCGCCCAGCAGGGCATGCCCTTCATGGAGGCGGCCCGCACCTACACGATCCTGACGGTCGGCGACGGCCTCGTCAGCCAGATCCCGGCGCTGGTCATCTCGACCGCGGCCGGCCTGCTCGTCTCCAAGGCCGGCGTCACCGGCTCGGCCGACCAGGCCATGATGAAGCAGCTGACAGGCTATCCGAAGGCGCTCGGCCTCTCCGCCGCCGTCATGGGCGCCATGGCGCTGCTGCCCGGCATTCCCTTCATTCCCTTCGCCGGCCTCGCGGCGCTCGCCGGCTATGCCGCCTACACGCTCGGCGAGGAGGCCAAGCGCCTGTCGCGGGAGGCCGAGGCGACCGTGGCCACCGAGGCGGCCGCCGCCGCGGCGCCGCCGGCCGAGGAGCCCATCGCCTCGATCCTGAAGATCGACGACCTGAAGATCGAGCTTGGCTACGGCCTGCTGCCGCTCGTCCAGTCCGAGGGCGGTTCGGACCGCCTGACCGACCAGATCAAGGCGCTGCGCCGCCAGCTGGCCGCCGACATGGGCTTCGTCATGCCCTCGGTGCGCATCCTCGACAACGTCCAACTGCCGCCGAACCAGTACATCATCCGCGTCAAGGAGGTGGATGCCGGCCAGGGCCAGATCTGGCCGATGCAGTACATGGTCATGGATCCGGCCGGCGGCCGCGTCGATCTCCCCGGCGTCCACACGACCGAGCCGACCTTCGGCCTGCCGGCGACCTGGGTCGATGCCGCGCTGAAGGAAGAGGCGAGCGTGCGCGGCTACACGGTGGTCGATGCGGCCACCGTGCTCTCGACCCACCTCACCGAGATCCTCAAGGCCAATGTCTCCGATCTCCTCAGCTATTCCGAGGTGCAGAAGCTGCTCAAGGACCTCCCGAAGGAGCAGGGCGACCTCGTCAAGGACATCGTCCCCGGCCAGATCACCATTTCCGGCATCCAGCGCGTGCTGCAGGCCCTCCTCACCGAGCGCGTCTCGATCCGCGACCTGCCGACCATCCTCGAGGGCATTGCCGAGGCGGTCGCCTTCACCCGCTCGCCCTCGCAGATCGCCGAGCATGTGCGCACGCGCCTCGCCCGCCAGCTCTGCGCCCAGTTCGCCGGCATGGATGGCGGCCTCGCCCTCATCGCCCTGTCGCCGCAATGGGAGCAGGCCTTCGCCGACTCCATCGTCGGCCAGGGCGACGACCGCCAGCTCGCCATGCAGCCCTCGCGCCTGTCGGAATTCATCATGCTGGTGCGCGACGCCTTCGAGGACGCCGCGCGCATGGGCGAGGCGCCGGTGCTCCTCACCAGCCCGGGCATCCGGCCCTTCGTGCGCTCCATCGTCGAGCGCTTCCGCGCCCAGACGCCGGTACTCAGCCAGGCGGAAATCCATCCCCGCGTCAGGCTGAAGACCGTCGGCAGCGTCTGA
- a CDS encoding esterase gives MNRFYCAVFAGVLALAAVPAMAEEPPLEIVGMGSFHVGGRLAEITGQPVREITFTPGGTPAKVDPNGRYAVEQMYVQWFRPRAQRGRVPLLLWHGGGLSGVTYETTPDGREGWLNWFLRRGWTVYNSDAVERGRSGWAPPEVWSAPAIHVPIGNPFERFRIGQGEGSYSDDPAKRRVLPGSQFPVEAYDQFPRQLSPRWTTTDEPTIAAYVALVDKVCPCVIVFHSQAGQFGFKVAQARPDKVLALVAVEPAGFGDPAKVDVLKSIPSLMIYGDFIEQDSRWPTIRRNGVAFAERIRAAGGSVDVVDLPAAGIRGNSHMLMMDRNSGDVAQLIQTWLQRKGLWQ, from the coding sequence ATGAACCGTTTCTATTGCGCTGTTTTTGCAGGTGTTCTGGCTCTTGCGGCCGTGCCGGCAATGGCGGAGGAGCCGCCGCTGGAGATCGTCGGCATGGGCTCATTCCATGTGGGCGGGCGTCTCGCCGAGATCACCGGCCAGCCGGTGCGCGAGATCACCTTCACGCCCGGCGGCACGCCGGCGAAGGTCGACCCCAACGGTCGCTATGCCGTCGAGCAGATGTATGTGCAATGGTTCCGGCCGCGGGCGCAGCGCGGGCGGGTGCCGCTGCTGCTGTGGCACGGCGGCGGACTGTCTGGCGTCACCTACGAGACGACGCCCGATGGCCGGGAAGGCTGGCTCAACTGGTTTCTCCGGCGGGGCTGGACGGTCTACAATTCCGATGCGGTCGAGCGGGGCCGGTCCGGCTGGGCACCGCCGGAGGTCTGGTCCGCTCCCGCGATTCACGTGCCGATCGGCAACCCGTTCGAGCGGTTTCGCATCGGCCAGGGCGAGGGCTCCTATAGCGATGATCCGGCGAAGCGCCGGGTGCTGCCCGGCAGCCAGTTTCCGGTCGAGGCCTATGACCAGTTCCCGCGCCAGCTCTCGCCGCGCTGGACCACCACCGACGAGCCGACGATCGCGGCCTATGTGGCGCTGGTCGACAAGGTCTGTCCCTGCGTGATCGTGTTCCACAGCCAGGCTGGGCAGTTCGGTTTCAAGGTGGCCCAGGCCCGTCCCGACAAGGTCCTGGCACTGGTCGCCGTCGAGCCTGCCGGTTTCGGCGATCCCGCGAAGGTTGACGTGCTCAAGAGCATTCCTTCGCTGATGATCTATGGGGACTTCATCGAGCAGGACAGCCGCTGGCCGACGATCCGGCGTAACGGCGTGGCCTTTGCCGAGCGGATCAGAGCTGCAGGTGGTTCGGTCGATGTCGTGGACCTGCCGGCGGCCGGCATTCGCGGCAATAGCCATATGCTGATGATGGACCGCAATTCCGGCGACGTCGCCCAGCTCATCCAGACTTGGCTACAGCGAAAGGGCCTCTGGCAGTAG
- a CDS encoding tautomerase family protein produces MPIIQVKFATPAPVAPAPKAIAETVVRLTAEILRKRPDLTAVTIDEVPATHWFVAGPSLAEQGKASFFLDIKIVDGTNTKDEKAAYVAAIFAAMADLLGDLHPESYVYVHDVRAEAYGFGGRTQEHRYIAGRLSQAA; encoded by the coding sequence ATGCCCATCATCCAGGTGAAGTTCGCAACGCCCGCACCCGTCGCCCCGGCCCCGAAGGCCATCGCCGAGACCGTCGTCCGCCTCACCGCCGAGATCCTGCGCAAGCGGCCGGACCTCACGGCCGTGACCATCGACGAGGTTCCCGCCACCCACTGGTTCGTCGCCGGCCCGTCGCTCGCCGAGCAGGGCAAGGCCTCGTTCTTCCTCGACATCAAGATCGTCGATGGCACCAACACCAAGGACGAGAAGGCCGCCTATGTCGCCGCCATCTTCGCCGCCATGGCGGACCTGCTCGGCGACCTGCATCCCGAAAGCTACGTCTATGTCCACGATGTCCGGGCGGAGGCCTATGGCTTCGGTGGCCGCACCCAGGAGCATCGCTACATCGCCGGGCGGCTGTCGCAGGCCGCCTGA
- a CDS encoding OmpA family protein encodes MLHQPRRWLPGLLPLALLAGGVLWSKQEAIEADLARRATDAIGAVSTVDGKPWAQVTMRGRDAIITGTAPELDAAPRAEDLSEAQFGIRRADAANDFLAPANPFGWSARREGQIIVLSGQVAPDGARARLVEAARKAFPGAEVSDLMTLARDIPAAATRAAEMGIAQLGKVTPGSASIAGNAFRFTGTAADAAAKSDIERALATLPQGVTTGGINVTVPTPAAAEPPPAPAAILPPVADWSVIKAEDGAIRLEGSVPSEEARQRILAAARAATTGPVTDAMTVVPTLPAALEAKALAAIEQLKGLANGAARIAGTVYSFTGVAANHEAFETLAAAVRGRNDGYTMGDLIVAPPVISPFTWSARRGPDGVTLMGFAPSAEARDRVMALARRLAGGMTVSDETRLASGFPSGVDFGLLTETALTQLLRLTEGSVQLTGNRLTLAGRASDAALAVQIREAVAGLGPPVVGITDIALPVADIPPPPPPPPLAVDLTPPPPPTPPVEVEAAIPSPPEAPPLAADLTPPPPPPPVPAPSLATAAAPVAPPPPAPPAPRPDCSVIIQTALEGDRILFDYWRAEQKAEHGAVLDRLAAAIKRCAPDERIEIAGHADIHNWTGGNQKLSEDRAAIMREELLRRGVSADSLVVVGYAAMRPVAPNDSEAGRALNRRVEFHVRPRN; translated from the coding sequence ATGTTGCATCAGCCGCGTCGCTGGCTTCCCGGTCTCCTGCCGCTGGCGCTGCTGGCCGGCGGTGTGCTGTGGTCGAAGCAGGAGGCCATCGAGGCCGACCTTGCCCGCCGCGCCACCGATGCGATCGGGGCGGTCTCCACCGTCGACGGCAAGCCCTGGGCGCAGGTGACCATGCGCGGCCGCGACGCCATCATCACCGGCACGGCTCCCGAGCTCGACGCGGCCCCCCGCGCCGAGGATCTGTCGGAAGCGCAGTTCGGCATCCGCCGCGCCGATGCCGCCAATGATTTCCTCGCCCCTGCCAATCCCTTCGGCTGGTCGGCCCGGCGCGAGGGCCAAATCATTGTCCTCTCCGGGCAGGTGGCGCCCGATGGCGCCCGCGCCCGGCTGGTCGAGGCGGCCCGCAAGGCCTTCCCCGGTGCCGAGGTCAGCGACCTCATGACGCTCGCCCGCGACATTCCCGCTGCCGCCACCCGTGCGGCGGAGATGGGCATCGCCCAGCTCGGCAAGGTGACGCCGGGTTCGGCGAGCATTGCGGGCAATGCCTTCCGCTTCACCGGCACGGCGGCCGATGCCGCCGCCAAGTCGGACATCGAACGGGCGCTCGCCACGCTGCCGCAGGGCGTCACCACCGGGGGCATCAACGTCACCGTCCCGACCCCAGCCGCCGCCGAGCCGCCGCCGGCCCCGGCCGCCATCCTCCCGCCGGTCGCGGACTGGTCGGTGATCAAGGCGGAGGACGGGGCGATCCGGCTGGAGGGATCCGTGCCGTCCGAGGAGGCGCGCCAGCGCATTCTTGCGGCCGCCCGTGCGGCGACGACCGGCCCGGTCACCGACGCCATGACGGTGGTTCCGACGCTGCCTGCGGCGTTGGAGGCCAAGGCCCTTGCGGCCATCGAGCAGCTCAAGGGCCTGGCGAACGGTGCGGCGCGCATTGCCGGCACGGTCTATTCCTTCACCGGTGTTGCCGCGAACCACGAAGCCTTCGAGACGCTCGCCGCTGCGGTGCGCGGCCGGAACGACGGCTACACGATGGGCGACCTCATCGTCGCGCCCCCCGTGATCAGCCCCTTTACCTGGAGCGCGCGGCGCGGTCCCGACGGCGTCACGCTGATGGGCTTTGCGCCTTCCGCCGAGGCGCGGGACCGGGTCATGGCGCTGGCGCGCCGCCTCGCCGGCGGCATGACCGTTTCCGACGAGACGCGGCTCGCCTCCGGTTTTCCGAGCGGCGTCGATTTCGGTCTCCTGACCGAGACGGCCCTGACCCAGCTCCTCCGTCTCACGGAAGGCTCGGTGCAGCTCACCGGCAACCGGCTGACCCTCGCGGGGCGGGCCAGCGATGCCGCCCTTGCCGTGCAGATCCGGGAAGCGGTGGCCGGCCTCGGGCCGCCGGTGGTCGGCATCACCGACATCGCCCTGCCGGTCGCCGACATCCCGCCGCCCCCACCGCCGCCGCCGCTGGCCGTGGACCTCACGCCGCCGCCGCCTCCCACTCCGCCTGTCGAGGTGGAGGCGGCGATCCCCTCGCCCCCCGAGGCGCCGCCGCTGGCGGCCGACCTGACCCCGCCGCCACCGCCTCCGCCGGTTCCGGCCCCCTCGCTGGCAACGGCAGCGGCGCCCGTCGCGCCGCCGCCCCCGGCGCCGCCCGCACCGCGGCCGGACTGTTCCGTCATCATCCAGACGGCGCTCGAGGGTGACCGCATCCTCTTCGACTACTGGCGCGCCGAGCAGAAGGCCGAGCACGGGGCGGTGCTCGACCGCCTGGCCGCCGCCATCAAGCGCTGCGCGCCGGACGAGCGGATCGAGATCGCCGGCCATGCCGACATCCACAACTGGACGGGCGGCAACCAGAAGCTCTCGGAGGACCGGGCCGCGATCATGCGCGAGGAGCTCCTGCGGCGCGGCGTGTCCGCGGACAGCCTGGTCGTGGTCGGCTATGCCGCGATGCGGCCGGTCGCGCCGAACGACAGCGAGGCCGGCCGGGCGCTGAACCGGCGGGTCGAGTTCCACGTGCGGCCGCGCAACTGA
- a CDS encoding flagellar hook-length control protein FliK → MNVEAIRSSPAVTALTAGPPAAALEALGLKAGDTVAVKVAAMTAEGLARLMVGGGTLEVKTDRPLTPGTTLNLTVQQDGAAVKLMLAMPATTPGAASSGPTPSSTTAQPGLPAAPAAPAQGPAASPSPSPAGAPLPLPPQATVAAAVVDLLARGLVPAATAQLGDGARVALAARGAPATTLVALDSETDTSPAALKVAVTEGVRAAAGRQESLATLFADLGAAGRGANAKLLPQPVANALAEVLGFRISLESLATPKGLQAALANAGTLMEARLAALPEGAPLPPDLKTALLRLRSALTDWTATLPDTSGETPKPAAHEKPPIRGALPHGQPPQPATLADGVPASELARTLTERTEAALARLTLLQAASLPDGQAPRAEAAAQTLQMEVPLRLGAETAIAQFQIQRDPPEPDERRPGASAQRGWTMRLSLDAEPLGPLHAAIRWRDGHVGVDIWAERAGTAAALDAERANLSEALEASAFAIDRLVIAEGRPPDPKPAAVTPHRLDRSS, encoded by the coding sequence GTGAACGTCGAGGCCATCAGGTCCAGTCCGGCCGTCACGGCCCTCACCGCCGGCCCCCCCGCCGCGGCGCTGGAAGCGCTTGGCCTCAAGGCCGGCGACACCGTCGCGGTGAAGGTCGCGGCCATGACCGCCGAGGGCCTCGCCCGGCTCATGGTCGGCGGCGGTACGCTCGAGGTGAAGACCGATCGGCCGCTGACGCCCGGCACGACCTTGAACCTGACGGTCCAGCAGGACGGCGCGGCGGTGAAGCTGATGCTGGCCATGCCGGCGACGACCCCGGGTGCGGCCTCATCGGGTCCAACGCCCTCGTCGACGACAGCCCAGCCCGGCCTGCCGGCTGCCCCCGCTGCGCCCGCTCAGGGACCGGCCGCATCGCCCTCGCCCTCGCCGGCTGGCGCTCCGCTTCCCCTGCCCCCTCAGGCAACCGTCGCCGCAGCCGTCGTCGACCTGCTCGCCCGCGGCCTCGTGCCCGCCGCCACCGCCCAGCTGGGCGACGGCGCACGCGTGGCGCTCGCCGCCCGGGGCGCGCCGGCGACGACCCTCGTGGCCCTCGACAGCGAGACCGACACCTCGCCCGCCGCCCTCAAGGTCGCGGTGACCGAGGGGGTGCGTGCTGCCGCCGGTCGACAGGAGAGTCTCGCCACGCTCTTCGCCGATCTCGGCGCAGCTGGCCGCGGGGCCAATGCGAAGCTCCTGCCCCAGCCCGTCGCCAATGCCCTGGCGGAGGTCCTCGGCTTCCGCATCTCGCTGGAGAGCCTCGCGACGCCGAAAGGGCTTCAGGCCGCGCTCGCCAATGCCGGGACGCTCATGGAGGCGCGGCTCGCCGCCCTGCCCGAGGGGGCCCCGCTGCCCCCGGACCTGAAGACGGCGCTGCTGCGGCTGCGCTCGGCGCTGACCGACTGGACAGCCACCCTGCCCGACACGTCCGGCGAGACGCCGAAGCCCGCCGCGCACGAGAAACCGCCGATCCGCGGCGCCCTACCCCATGGCCAACCGCCGCAGCCGGCGACGCTGGCCGATGGCGTCCCGGCCAGTGAGCTTGCGCGCACCCTCACCGAGCGCACCGAGGCGGCGCTCGCCCGCCTCACCCTTCTGCAAGCGGCCTCGCTGCCCGACGGCCAGGCGCCGCGTGCCGAGGCGGCAGCCCAGACCCTGCAGATGGAAGTGCCCCTCCGCCTCGGGGCGGAGACCGCCATCGCGCAGTTCCAGATCCAGCGCGACCCGCCCGAGCCTGATGAGCGGCGGCCCGGCGCGTCGGCGCAGCGCGGCTGGACCATGCGCCTCTCCCTTGACGCAGAGCCCCTCGGGCCCCTGCACGCGGCGATCCGCTGGCGCGATGGCCATGTCGGCGTCGATATCTGGGCCGAGCGCGCCGGCACCGCCGCGGCGCTCGATGCCGAACGCGCCAACCTGTCGGAGGCGCTGGAAGCCTCGGCCTTCGCCATCGATAGGCTGGTCATCGCCGAGGGACGGCCGCCGGACCCGAAGCCCGCGGCCGTCACGCCCCACCGGCTGGACCGCTCGTCATGA